The following coding sequences are from one Pseudonocardia sp. HH130630-07 window:
- a CDS encoding alpha/beta hydrolase family protein: protein MSDPEHSTRFGRRTLGLLLGAAAASPVLGGCGGSDEAAEPPPRSRSAEAPAQPERIDYGGQPEQFGEITFPRTRGLPKGTVIVVHGGFWRADTDLTVMRPAAAALVAAGYVAWNIEYRRIGGGGGWPSTFDDVAQAADRLAALGSTRIDLRRIVVLGHSAGGHLAAWLAMRAGLAAGQPGAGPAVRPAGVVTQAGVLDLASFRRTGDRTAVDDLVATTPGADPARYRAVSPAEAVPLGVPSVCVHGSADAVVPIAQSEEFVAGATAAGDRSELVRVEGADHMQLVDVAHPGWAASLAAVQRLAG, encoded by the coding sequence GTGAGTGATCCAGAGCACAGCACCCGGTTCGGGCGCCGGACCCTCGGCCTGCTGCTCGGTGCGGCGGCCGCGTCCCCGGTGCTCGGCGGGTGCGGCGGCTCCGACGAGGCCGCCGAGCCGCCGCCGCGGTCCCGGTCCGCCGAGGCCCCGGCCCAGCCGGAGCGGATCGACTACGGCGGGCAGCCCGAGCAGTTCGGCGAGATCACGTTCCCGCGCACGCGCGGCCTGCCGAAGGGGACGGTGATCGTCGTCCACGGCGGCTTCTGGCGCGCCGACACCGATCTCACGGTGATGCGCCCGGCCGCGGCCGCCCTGGTCGCCGCGGGGTACGTCGCCTGGAACATCGAGTACCGCAGGATCGGCGGCGGCGGGGGCTGGCCGTCGACGTTCGACGACGTCGCGCAAGCCGCGGACCGGCTCGCCGCGCTCGGCAGCACCCGGATCGACCTGCGCCGGATCGTCGTGCTCGGGCACTCCGCGGGCGGGCACCTGGCCGCGTGGCTGGCCATGCGCGCCGGGCTGGCCGCCGGGCAGCCCGGCGCCGGCCCGGCGGTGCGCCCGGCCGGTGTCGTCACCCAGGCCGGGGTACTGGACCTGGCGTCCTTCCGGCGGACCGGGGACCGGACCGCCGTCGACGACCTGGTGGCCACCACGCCGGGCGCCGACCCGGCCCGGTACCGGGCCGTCAGCCCGGCCGAGGCGGTCCCGCTCGGCGTGCCCTCGGTGTGCGTGCACGGCAGCGCGGACGCGGTGGTGCCGATCGCGCAGAGCGAGGAGTTCGTCGCCGGGGCCACGGCCGCCGGGGACCGCTCCGAGCTCGTCCGGGTGGAGGGCGCCGACCACATGCAGCTGGTGGACGTCGCGCACCCGGGTTGGGCCGCGAGCCTGGCGGCCGTGCAGCGACTCGCCGGTTAG
- a CDS encoding 16S rRNA (uracil(1498)-N(3))-methyltransferase has translation MTTAPLFLVPDVDELPGPGGEALLDGPEGRHAVTVRRLRPGESLVLSDGRGGFARAEMAAAAGRDAPTVRILDRTRVPAPRVRVVVAQALVKGDRGELAVETATEAGADGVLPWRAARCVARWDDGPRGAKALERWRSTVREAAKQARRPWQPEVSDPVTTAGLAERVRSADAALVLHESAGTGLARVALPSAGEILLAVGPEGGVDDAELERLTAAGAVPVRMGPEVLRASTAACVALGALAVRTGRWSADT, from the coding sequence GTGACCACGGCGCCGCTGTTCCTGGTCCCCGACGTCGACGAGCTGCCGGGGCCCGGCGGCGAGGCGCTGCTCGACGGTCCGGAGGGCCGGCACGCGGTGACCGTGCGCCGGCTGCGGCCCGGCGAGTCGCTGGTCCTGTCCGACGGCCGGGGCGGGTTCGCGCGCGCCGAGATGGCCGCCGCGGCCGGCCGGGACGCGCCCACGGTCCGGATCCTCGACCGGACCCGGGTCCCCGCGCCGCGGGTCCGGGTCGTCGTCGCGCAGGCCCTGGTCAAGGGCGACCGCGGCGAGCTCGCCGTGGAGACCGCGACCGAGGCCGGCGCCGACGGCGTGCTGCCGTGGCGGGCCGCGCGCTGCGTCGCCCGCTGGGACGACGGCCCGCGCGGCGCCAAGGCGCTCGAACGCTGGCGCTCGACGGTGCGCGAGGCCGCGAAGCAGGCCCGGCGCCCGTGGCAGCCGGAGGTGTCCGACCCCGTCACGACGGCCGGGCTGGCCGAGCGCGTCCGGTCCGCGGACGCCGCGCTGGTCCTGCACGAGTCCGCCGGGACCGGCCTGGCCCGGGTGGCGTTGCCGTCCGCCGGCGAGATCCTGCTGGCCGTCGGACCGGAGGGCGGGGTCGACGACGCCGAGCTGGAGCGGCTCACCGCGGCCGGGGCGGTCCCGGTGCGGATGGGCCCCGAGGTGTTGCGCGCCTCCACCGCGGCCTGCGTCGCGCTCGGCGCGCTCGCCGTGCGCACCGGGCGCTGGTCCGCCGACACCTGA
- the dnaJ gene encoding molecular chaperone DnaJ: protein MARDYYGILGVERGADASEIKRAYRKLARELHPDVNPDAAAQERFREVSTAYEVLTDPEKRRIVDLGGDPMDPRGGGGGAGGGDPFGGFGGFSDIMDAFFGGSAGGGRGRGPRSRVQPGADALIRMELTLEDCAAGVQRDLAVDTAVLCTLCKGSGCAEGTRPASCDTCGGSGEIQSVQRSFLGQVVTARPCPTCRGFGEVIPDPCRQCSGDGRVRSRRTVAVKIPAGVAEGMRVRLAGQGEVGSGGGPAGDLYVEVEEAQHEIFTRDGSDLHCTLPLPMTAAALGTTLPLALLDGTVQELDIEAGTQHGSVRTLRAKGMPRLRSTGRVDGHGDLLVHVEVAVPTRMDKEQTELLRQLAKLRGEEQPDLLGGARNGHGLFSRLRDTWGGR from the coding sequence AACGCGGCGCCGACGCCTCGGAGATCAAGCGGGCGTACCGCAAGCTCGCCCGCGAGCTGCACCCCGACGTCAATCCGGATGCGGCGGCGCAGGAACGCTTCCGCGAGGTCAGCACGGCCTACGAGGTCCTGACCGATCCGGAGAAGCGGCGCATCGTCGATCTCGGCGGCGACCCGATGGACCCGCGCGGGGGTGGGGGCGGCGCCGGTGGCGGCGACCCGTTCGGCGGGTTCGGCGGGTTCAGCGACATCATGGACGCGTTCTTCGGCGGTTCGGCCGGCGGCGGCCGCGGCCGGGGGCCGCGCAGCCGGGTCCAGCCGGGCGCCGACGCGCTGATCCGGATGGAGCTGACGCTGGAGGACTGCGCCGCCGGCGTGCAGCGCGACCTGGCCGTGGACACCGCGGTGCTGTGCACGCTGTGCAAGGGCTCCGGCTGCGCCGAGGGCACCCGGCCGGCGTCCTGCGACACCTGCGGCGGGTCCGGGGAGATCCAGAGCGTGCAGCGCTCCTTCCTCGGCCAGGTCGTCACGGCCCGTCCGTGCCCGACCTGCCGCGGGTTCGGCGAGGTCATCCCGGACCCGTGCCGCCAGTGCTCCGGCGACGGCCGGGTCCGCTCGCGGCGCACCGTCGCGGTGAAGATCCCCGCCGGTGTGGCGGAGGGCATGCGGGTGCGGCTCGCCGGGCAGGGCGAGGTCGGCTCCGGCGGCGGCCCGGCCGGCGACCTCTACGTGGAGGTCGAGGAGGCGCAGCACGAGATCTTCACCCGGGACGGGTCGGACCTGCACTGCACGCTGCCGCTGCCGATGACCGCCGCCGCGCTCGGCACCACGCTGCCGCTGGCCCTGCTCGACGGCACCGTGCAGGAGCTCGACATCGAGGCGGGCACCCAGCACGGCTCGGTGCGGACGCTGCGGGCCAAGGGCATGCCGCGGCTGCGCTCGACCGGCCGGGTGGACGGCCACGGCGACCTCCTCGTGCACGTCGAGGTGGCCGTGCCGACCCGGATGGACAAGGAGCAGACCGAGCTGCTGCGCCAGCTGGCGAAGCTGCGCGGCGAGGAGCAGCCGGACCTCCTGGGTGGCGCGCGCAACGGGCACGGCCTGTTCTCCCGGCTGCGCGACACCTGGGGCGGGCGCTGA